TCGATCCGGCCACCGACACCTATACCGGCCAGTTCGAGGAGCGGCAGATCACCTTCCTGCTGTCGGAAGAAGACTATGGTGGCGTGATCCACGGCTTCGTGGCCATCGGCTTCGGCGACGTTCCGACCCACCCGACCGCGCCGGCGGAAGGCGCCCTGACCGCTCAGGAGCTGGCCGCCTGGCACGAGACCGCCTCGGCGAACGCCTCCCTGCGCGCGCAGGAGGCTCGCAAGGTCTCGGAGAGCTACGCGAAGAACAACATGAGCGTCGCGGCCGACCGTCACGGCGCGGTGGCCGACGCCGCCGAGGCCGAGGCCAGCTTCCACGCCCAGGCGGCGCGGATCGTCAGCCAGGGCTGAGCCGAAAGAAAAAGGCCGCCGGGACGCCCCGGCGGCCTTTTTCTTTTCCGTCAGACAAGCGCCGATCAGGCCGCTTCGCTGACCTGGGCCGGGAACACGTCGTCCATGCGCAGATAGGTGATCAGGCGGTTTTCCATCGAGATGATCGCCTGGATATAGCGCAGTTCCTCGACGCCAACGTCCGGCGCCGGCTGCAGGCTCTCACGCGGCACGGTGAAGGTTTCCGACACGGCGTCCACCAGAATGCCGGCCAGGCGGTCGCGGCACTCGACGACGACGATCACGTGGCGGGTCTCGGGGATCGTGACGCCCAGGCCCAGGCGGTTGCGCAGGTCGATGACCGGCATGATCGCGCCGCGCAGGTTGATGACGCCCCGCATGTAGTTGGGCGCGTGCGGGATCGGCGTGGCCGGCGTCCAGCCGCGGATTTCCCGCACCGTCTTCACGTCGATGCAGAACTCCTGCTCACCGATGCAGAACGAGATCAGTTCAAGAGCGGGCGCGGCGTTGTCGGTCATCACGGTTCCCCGTTGCGAATGGCTGCCCCGGAGCGGCGATCAACGCGCTTCCAGGCCTGAGCCAGAAGAACCCACGTCGCGTTTAACAAGCGTTAATTGGTGAACGAAGGGACCGCGCCGGAATGTCGCGGCCCCTCAATTCGGGTCTCGAAGCGGAAGGATCAGGCCTCGTCGAGGCCTTCGTCGCCCTCGTCGGACAGGCCGAACTCGTACCACATGCCGTTGAGCACGCCGAAGGCGACGGCCAGGCCCAGGCCCAGGATCCAGGTGAAATACCACATCGGTTTGTTTCCTTCGGATCAGTAGAGGTCGGGATTGACGGCCAGGGCGGCCGTGGTGCTGCGGCCCCAGAGGACCTTGTAGACCCAGGCGGTGTAGGCCAGCACGATCGGCAGGAAGACGATCGTCACGATCAGCATGATGAACAGGGTCATGTGGCTGGACGAGGCGTTCCACACCGTCAGGCTGGAGCGCGGGTCGACGCTGCTGGGCAGGATGAACGGGAACATCGACAGGCCCACCGTGGCGATGATGCCGGTGGCCGAGGCCGAGGAGCCGGTGAAGGCCATCCAGGCGCTCTTGGCCCGCAGGCCCAGCAGGGCCAGAGCGGCGCCCGCGAAGCCCAGAAGCGGCGCGACGATCATCCAGCCATGACGGCCATAGTTGTCGAGCCAGGCGCCGGGATCGCGCACGGCGGCGGCGCCGCGCAGGGGGTTGGACGGACCGGCCGCATCGGCCAGACCCTCGATCCGGAAGCCCATGCCGCCGAACGCCACCCAGAAGCCCCCGGCCGCGAACAGCACGATGCTGGCCAGGCCGGCGAGTTCGCCGAGGCGACGGGCGCGTTCGGCCACGGGGCCTTCCTCGCCCTTCACGGTGATCCAGGCCGCGCCGTGCAGCACCAGCATCGACACCGACAGCAAGCCGCACAGCACGGCGAACGGCGAGAACAGGCCCAGGAACGAGCCGTCGTAGAAGGCGCGCAGGTCGCTGTCCAACCGGAAGGGCGCGCCTTGCAGCACATTGCCCAGGGCCACGCCAAAGCACAGCACCGGCACGAAGCCGCCGACGAACAGCGCCCAGTCCCAGAACGCGCGCCACCGCGGATCAGGCCGCTTGGAGCGGTACTTGAAGCCCACGGGCCGCAGGATCATGGCGGTCAGCACCACGAACATGGCGAGGTAAAAGCCCGAGAAGCTGATGGCGTAGACGAACGGCCAGGCGGCGAAGATCGCGCCGCCGCCCAGGATGAACCACACCTGGTTGCCTTCCCAAGTGGCGCCGACGGTGTTGATCACCATCCGGCGTTCCTTGTCGGTCTTGGCGACGAAGGGCAGCAGCGCGCCGACGCCCATGTCAAAGCCATCGGTCAGGGCGAACCCGATCAGGAGGATCCCGACCAGGGCCCACCAGATCACGCGAAGCGTGGCGAAATCGACGGGGATTTCCATTGTCATGCCTCCTTCAGGCGACGGCGGCTTCGGGTTCGGGCGAACCGTCGGGGGCGGGATCGTGCAGGGCGTAGGGGCCGCGCTTGATGGTCTTGAGGATCAGGCCGACCTCGACCACCGCCAACGAGCCGTAAAGCAGGGTGAAGACCGCGATGCTGGTCAGCAGTTGCGGCACGGTCAGGCTGGACGCGCCCAGGAAGGTGGGCAGGACGCCCTCCACGGCCCAGGGCTGACGGCCGACCTCGGCCAGCACCCAGCCCATCTCGGCCGCGATCCAGGGCAGCGGAATGGCCGCCACCGCCAGGACCAGGAACCACTTGGTCTCGTGCTTGCGCAGGGTGACCAGCACGAAAGCCGTGGCGAACAGGGCGATCATCAGGAAGCCGATCCCGGCCATGATGCGGAAGGCCCAGAACATCACCGGCACAGGCGGAACCACATCCCAGGCGGTCTGCTTGATCAGCGCCGGCGAGGCCTGACGCGGATCGGCGACATGGCGCTTGAGCAGCAGACCATAGCCCAGGTCGCGGCGGTGTTGCTCGAAGGTGGCGCGCGCGGCGACATCGTTCGGATTGACCTTCAGGGCCTCGACCGCGCCATAGGCGATGACGCCAGACTCGATGCGATCTTCAGCCTTGGCGACCAGCTGGAAGATGCCTTCCACCGGCTTGTCCAGGCTGCGCGTCGCGATCAGGCCCAGCACGTACGGGATCTTGATCTCGTGATGGGTCGTGCGGTCGGCCATGCTGGGGATGCCGAAGGCGGTCAAGCCGGCCGGGGCGGGCTCGGTCTCCCACATGGCCTCGAGCGCGGCGAGCTTCATCTTCTGGTTGTCAGTCAGGGCGTAGCCGCTCTCGTCGCCCAGCACGACGACCGACAAGGCCGAGGCCAGGCCGAAGGCGGCGGCGACGGTCATCGACCGCTTGGCGACACCCGCATACTTGCCCTTCAGCAGGTAGAAGGCCGAAATCCCCAGCACGAAGGCGGCGGCGATCACATAGCCGGCGCTGACGGTGTGGACGAACTTGGCCTGGGCCACCGGGTTGAACAGCACGTCTCGGAAGCTGGAGACTTCCATCCGCATGGTGTCGGGGTTGAACGCCGCGCCGATCGGGTTCTGCATCCAGCCGTTGGCGATCAGGATCCACAGCGCCGACAGGTTGGTGCCCAGCGCCACCATGAAGGTCACGAACAGGTGGCCGACCCTCGACAGCTTGTCCCACCCGAAGAACATCAGGCCGACAAAGGTGGCTTCGAGGAAGAAGGCCATCAGGCCCTCGATCGCCAGCGGCGCCCCGAAGATGTCGCCGACATAGTGCGAGTAGTAGGACCAGTTCATGCCGAACTGGAACTCCATGGTGATCCCGGTGGCCACGCCCAGCACGAAGTTGATGCCGAACAGCGTGCCCCAGAAGCGCGTCACGGTTCGCCAGATCGGGCGCTTGGTCATCACATAGATGCTCTCCATGATGACCAGCATGAACGACAGCCCCAGCGTCAGGGGCACGAACAGAAAGTGGTAGAGAGCGGTTAGCGCGAACTGGAGTCGCGACAGGTCTACGACAGCGGGGTCCATGGACAGCTCCAAGGCGAACGGCCGATGATCGGGCCGGTCGAGAGGCTTGCTCTAGACCCGCGCGACCGCCCACTCCTTGATCAGGATCAAGGTAACGGGATGATCGCACCCTACACTCAACCGATGGGCGCCCGCATAGTGCAGATTGATCGTCAGGTTCAGGCCAAGGTTTGGCTCAAGGGTTTCGAGCGGAACGCCGCGTCGGCGATCCGTCGCGCCGGGCTGCTTGGCCTGGCTGACGGAATCGCCGCGATCGCCTTCGCCGCCGGCCTGGCTCTGAGCGTCGACGCCATCGCCCAGCTGCGCGGTTTGGCCGCAATCGCCCCATGGCTGATCGTCGCCGCCCTCGCCCTGGCCGCACGGGGCGCCCTGGCCATGGCGACCGGCGTGATCGGAGCGGAGGCGGCCGCCAGGACCAAGGCGGCGCTGCGCATAAGCCTGGCCCGAGCGGTTTTCGCCGGCCCGCGCCGGCCCGCCGCCGAAGCCGCCACCGCGCTGGTGGAAGGCGTCGAGGCGATGGACGGTCATGTCGCCCGCTTTCTTCCCACGCGTCTGGCGGCGGGGGTTCTGCCGCTGATCTTGATCGCCGCCGCTGCGGTGGCCAGCCCGATCGCCGCCGCCATCATGCTGGGCACGTTGATCCCGTTCATCCTCGCCATGATCCTGACCGGAACCGCCGCCGCGACCGAGGCGCGCGCTCAGTTCCAGGCGCTGGAGCGACTTTCCGCCCTGTTCCTCGACCGCGTCCGCGCCCTGCCTGTCGTCCTGGCCTTCCAGGCCGAGGGCGCGACCACGGCGGCGCTGACCCGCTCGGCGTCCAACCTCGCCGAACGGACGATCCGCGTCCTGCGCGTGGCGTTCCTGTCCTCGGCGGCTCTGGAGTTCTTCGCCGCGCTGTCGGTGGCGCTGGTGGCGGTCTATTGCGGCTTCAACCTCCTGCGCCTGCTGCCCTTCCCCGTCCCCGAACAGCTGGACCTCAAGCGCGCGTTCTTCGTGCTGGCGCTGGCGCCGGAGGTCTATGCGCCGATGCGCCGCCTGGCCGCCGGCTATCATGACCGTCAGGCCGCCGAGGCCGCCGCCGCCAGCCTCTCGACCTTCGAGGCCCCGGCGCCCAAAGCCGCCCACATTCCGCTGAAGATCGCGCCGTCGCTGCGCTTCGCCGGTGTGGAGATCCGCTATCCGGACACCGACGCCCCCGCCGTGCGCGGCTTCGACCTCGTCGCGCCCGCAGGCTCCGTAACGGCCCTGGTCGGCGCCAGCGGCGCGGGCAAGAGCTCGATCCTCAACGCCTTGCTCGGCCTGGCGCCGATCACCGCCGGCGCCGTCTCCATCAACGATAATCCGTTTACGGATCTTTCGAGCGACATCGCCTGGGCCGGACAGTCGCCGCTGATCCTGCCGGCCTCGATCGCCGACAATATCGCCCTCTCGCGCCGCGACGCCACGCGCGCCGAGATCGCCGAGGCGGCTGGCCGCGCGGGTCTTGGCCCCGCCCTGGCCGTGCGGCCGGGCGGCCTCGACTTCATGCTCGACGAGCGCGGCTCGGGGCTTTCTGGCGGCGAGCGACGCCGCCTGTCCCTGGCCCGCGCCCTGCTCAAGCCCGCCCCGATCCTGCTGCTGGACGAGCCGACCGCCAATCTCGACGCCGAGGCCGAGGCGGCGATGGTGGACGCCATCCGCGCCGCCGCGCAGGGACGCACCACCCTGATCGCCACCCACTCCGAGGCGGTCGCCGCCCTCGCCGACCAGGTGATCCGCCTGTGACCAGTCCGCTCGACGATCTGATCCGCGCCCAGAAGCGCCAGCGCGCCGGCGCCTTGCGCCTGGCCATCCTCAGCGCCGTGACGGTGGGCGCGGCGTCGACCCTGCTGCTGGGGCTGTCGGGCTGGTTCATCGTGGCCAGCGCCATCGCCGGCGGCGCGGGTCTGGCCGCCGCGCACGCCTTCAACGTGCTGCTGCCCAGCGCCGGGATCCGCCTGCTGGCGATCCTGAGGACCGCCGCCCGCTATGGCGAGCGGCTATCGGGCCACGCCGCCGCCCTGCGGGCGCTGGCGGCCATCCGCCCGGCGGTCTTCCAGAGTCTGGCCGCCGCGCCGGCCTCGGAGTCCCTCACGCTGTCGCGCGGAGAGGCTTCCGCGCGCCTCGTCCAGGACGTCGACGCGATCGAGACCCGCTTTGTCCGCCTCTCCGCCCCTTGGAACGCCGCCGCCGGCCTCGGCTCGGGCCTGGCCGTCACCCTTCTGGCCGGCTGGATCCCGACCTTGATCATCCTGGCCGCCGCCGGCCTGGCGATGCTGTCGGCCCAGGGCCTGGCCAGGCGCTTCTCGGCTCCGGCCCGCGCGGCGATCCAGGCGCGCACCGGAGCCTTGAAGGACTCGGTTGCGGCCTTGGTGTCGGCCTCTGCCGAGCTGCGCGCCTATGGCCTGGCCGACTGGGCGGGCGAGACGCTGAACGCCCGTGCGACCGCCTTGGACGCCGCCCGGCGCGACGCCGCCCGCGCCCAGGGGTTCATCGTTGCGGCCCAGGCGGTGATCGCGGGCGTGACCGTCGCGGCGGCGATCGCCTGCGCCGCGCCCGCCGGACCCGCGCTGGCCGCTCTGGCCGGCTTGGCGGCGGTGATGAGTCTCGACGCCCTGACCAGCCTCGCCAACGCCTTCGACCAGGACGGCGGCGCCCGGCAGGCCCGCGAGCGGCTGGACGCCATCCTGCGCCATCGCCCGCGTCCGGCGCTTCCGATCGCATCCTCGGCGACGCCCCTTCGTCTGCTGGACAACACGCTCGTGGCCGGAGACCGACTGGCGATCACCGGTCCGTCCGGTTGCGGCAAGACCACCGCCGTCGAGACTCTGCTGGGCCTGCGCGAGGCCGTCTCGCCCGCCGGGCGCGAGGCCTTCGCCTGGCTGCCGCAGGACGCCGGCCTGGTGGCGGGCACAGTCGCCGACAACCTGCGCCTGGCCTCGCCCAAGGCCAGCGACGCCGACCTCTGGGCCGCGTTGGAGGAGGCTTGCCTCGCCGATCGCATCCGCGCCGCGCCGGAGGGCCTTGCGACCTATGTCGGCGATGACGGCGAACGGCTGTCCGGCGGAGAGCGCCGGCGCCTGGCCCTGGCCCGCGCCTATCTGCGCGACGCGCCCTGGCTGCTGCTGGACGAACCGACCGAGGGACTGGACCCGGCGACCGAAACCCAGGTCGTCGCGCGCCTCGACGCCCGTCTGAAGCGCACGGGCCAGGGCCTGATCCTGGTCAGCCATCGCTCCGCGCCCGTGGCGATCTGCCCGAAGGTCCTGCGTATGGACGGAAAAGAAAAAGGCCCGGCGACCAAGTCGCCGAGCCTCGTCCCCACACCATGATCAGATCGCTACTTCAGGTTCACCCGGATATGCGTGGTGAACAGCACGATAGCGAAGGTCGCGAAGGCGCCGATCACCAGCGCCAGATAGGCCGTTTGTCCGCCCGACATCGACAGTCTCCCTTGTTAGAGAAGGTCAGGCTGCGGGGTTCGGCGCGGGCTCGCCTTGACCTGGCTCAAATGGGCTTGGCTATAACACCGTCGGATTCCAGGAGCCGCGCGCGACCATGAAACCGTCCAGGGGCCTGTCCTCGACCCTGTTCAGCGATCCCCACCCGACCGCCTATCTGGCCGCCTTCGCTGCGGTGATGGCGACGGCGGTGGCGCGTCTCTACCTGCCTGAAGCCTTCACGGCGCCCTCGTCCTTCCTGTTGTTCGTCCCGGCGGTGCTGGTCAGCGCGGCGCTGGGCGGAGTCGGCCCCGGCGTGTTCGGCACCACCTTCGCCTGGGCGGCGGTCTGGTGGGTCACCCGGGACATCCCGTTCGATCTGGTCAGCGGGCTGTCGGCGGCGATCTTCCTGTCGGTGGGCTTTGGCATGGCCGTGGGCGGCGGCTGGTTCCATGCCGCGCGCCGCCGCGCCGCCGCGATCAACGACCATCTGAGCTCGATCCTCGACACCGTGCCCGACGCCGTGGTGGTCATTGATCGGGCGGGGATCATGACCTCGTTCAGCCCGGCGGCGCAGCGGATGTTCGGCTGGACCGAGGCCGAGGCGATCGGCAAGAACGTCAGCCTGCTGATGCCCGAGCCCTACCAGTCCTCCCACGACGCCTATCTGGCGCGCTACGCCCGCACCGGCGAGAAACGGATCATCGGCGCGGGCCGCGTCGTCGTGGGCCGCCGCAAGGATGGCTCGACCTTCCCCATGGAGCTGGCGGTCGGCGAAACCCGAGGACCGACCCCCTCGTTCACCGGATTCATCCGTGATCTGACCGAACGCCAGGAGACCGAGACCCGCCTGCAGGAACTGCAGAACGAGCTGGTCCACGTCTCGCGCCTGACCGCCATGGGCGAGATGGCCTCGACCCTGGCGCACGAGCTGAACCAGCCGCTGTCGGCGATCGCCAACCTGCTGACCGGCTCGCGCCGTCTGATGGATCGCGGCCGCGAGGCCGACCAGGCGAAGGTCCGCGACGCCATCGACCGCGCCGCCGCCCAGGCCCTGCGCGCCGGCGAGGTGATCCACCGCATGCGCGACTTCGCCCGGCGCGGCGCCAGCGAGCGCGAAGCCGAGAGCCTGTCCAAGCTGATCGAGGAAGCCTCGGCCCTGGCCCTGATCGGCGAGAAGGAACGTCAGGTCGATGTCCGCCTGAAACTTGATCCAAAGGCCGACGATGTCTTCGCCGACCGGGTCCAGATTCAGCAGGTGCTGCTCAACCTGATCCGCAACGGCATCGACGCCATGCAGGCCCAGGAGCCGCGCAAGCGGGCGCTTCTGATCCGAACGGGCCTCACCGAAGAGGGGTGGTCGGAGGTCAGTGTCGCCGATACGGGGCCTGGCATCGCGCCGGAGGTGCTGGAGCGTCTGTTCCAACCGTTCATGACCACCAAGCCGCAGGGGATGGGCGTGGGCCTGTCCATCTCGCGTTCGATCATCGAGGCGCACGGCGGCCGCATCTGGGCCGAGGCGAATCCTGGCGGCGGCGCGCTATTCCGATTTACGTTGCCGCCGGCCGAGTCCTTGGCCGGCGAAAAGGAGACGATCGATGACTGACGCCCCCGTGGTCCACGTGGTGGATGACGACGAGAGCGCCCGCGAGTCGTTGGCGTTCCTCCTGGAGTCGGCCGACTTCGAGGTCGTGACCTACGCCAGCGCGCCCGCGTTCCTGGACGCCCTGCCGCAGGCCAAGCCCGGCGTGATCATCACCGACGTGCGAATGCCCGAGATGAGCGGCCAGGACCTGGTCGCCCGGCTGTCGGCCCTGAAGATCAAGATGCCGATCGTGATGATCACCGGCCACGGCGACATCCCGATGGCGGTCGAAGCCATGCGTTCGGGCGTGGTCGACTTCCTGGAAAAGCCATTCTCGGAGTCGCGGATGCTGGACGCGCTCAAGCGCGCCTTCGCCAGCGTCGAGGCCGCGCCTGTCTCCGACGACCAGGCGGCGATCCTCAAGCGGATCGAGAGCCTGTCCGAGCGCGAGCGCCAGGTGCTGGACGGCGTGGTGGCCGGCCACGCCAACAAGGTCATCGCTCGCGATCTGGGAATCAGCCCCCGCACGGTCGAGATCTATCGCGCCAAGCTGATGACCAAGATGCAGGCCGACAATCTGGCGGCCCTTGTGCGCATGACCCTGTCGGTGCGCGGCGGCTAGAGCCCCGGCGCGGCGCGGGCCAGCAGGGTCGAGAGCTCACGGCCCAGCCTGTCGTCCAGCAACGGCTTTTCCACCAGGGTGACGCCGGTGACGCCTCGTCGGGCCAGGCGTTGCGCGTCGCCGGTCAGCACGATCGTCGGTCGGCCGGGGGTCGTTGGGGGCAGAGTCGTGTCACCGTCGTCGATGACCACGCAGGCTGCGGCCCGACAATCCGAGCAGGACAGGCACCCGTGGGTGTCAGCCGGCGCCCGCACGGCATAGCCGTCGGTCTCCAACGAGAACCGCAGCGCGTCGCGCAGGGCCTCGTCGTCCACGAGGAGAAGGATCATGGGACGGTCGGTCTCGCCGTCCGACGGGTCGGGCCGGTCGCACATGAAACCAGCACGCCACGAGAACGCTCGGCGAACCTTGATCGGCGTCAAAATCGCCGACCTCCGCGTTTGTCGCTAAGGGACTCCCCTTAGCGAGCGCTCCTTAGGCGCATGCCCCGAATTTCGCATCGGTTTGAGATGGCGCAAAAAAACCACAACAACCGAGGGGGTTTCCAATGCTGTCTCCGATGCGCGCCAAGACGTTTGAAAACGATCACCTGTTCGACTCCGTCCTCCCGGCTCCGGGGGCGTGCGCGCGGTTTCATCGCGACGAGGAAATCTTCGGCGAAGGCGAAGCCGCCGACTATGTCTACCAAGTGGTTTCCGGCTCGGTCCGCACCTACCGGATCCTGCGCGACGGCCGCCGCCAGATCGACGAGTTCCACTTCGCGGGCGACTATTTCGGCCTGGAGATGACCGACACCCACCGGATCAACGCCGAGGCCATGTCTGACGCTACGGTACGGATGATCCGTCGCGGCGCGCTCAGCGATCTGGCCGCCCAGCGGGGCGACGCGGCGCGGGCTCTGTTCCGCCTGACCGCCGAGGGCCTCCAACGCTGCCAGGACCACGTGCTGATGCTGGGCCGCCGCTCGGCTCAGGAACGCGTGGTGGGTCTGCTGCTGGACATCGCCACCCGCACCCGCGCCGACGCCGAACTGGACGTGCCGATGAGCCGCCAGGACATGGCCGACTATCTGGGCCTGACCATCGAGACCGTCTCGCGCACCCTGACCGCGCTGCAGGACGAGGGCCTGATCGCCCTGCCGACCGTCCGCCACATGGTGCTGAAGGATCGCCGGGCGTTGGAGCGCCTGATCGCCTAAGACTAAACCCCGCCCTCGTCGGACCGCTCCAGCCCGGCGATGGCGGCCTCCTCGTCGGCGTCGCCCTGGTTGACCGAGCGCAGCATCACCTGGCGCAACGCATAGACCAGCAGCCCGCCGAGGATGACAGTGTTGAGGACGAACGGCGCCCAGCCGATCTTCTCGTAGAGCAGCACGAACAGCGGCGCGACCACGACATTGAGGCCGTTGATCGCGGCGATCGCCCCGGCGGCGCCGGCCTGGTCCTTGGCCTCCACCGACAGCGACGCCCCCGCCGTGAAGCCCGGTCGGGCGAAGCCGTAGCCGAGGCTGGCGATCGCATAGCCGATCGCCACCGCCGCATAGTCCGGCGCGAAGGCCACGACGATATTGCCCAAGGCGGCGGCCGCGACGCCCCAGCGCATCAGCTCGCGCGGCCCCATGCGGAACATCCGGATCAGGCCCCACTGGGCCAGAAGGCCGGCCACCGCGCCGGCGGCCATGGCCAGGGTGATGAAACCCTGGGCCTTGATCGGCGACAGACCCAGCTTGTCGATGATCAGAAAGCCCAGCGTCTGGGTCTGGGCCGTCTGGCACGAAGCGACCAGGAAACCGAAGATCAGGAACGGCTTGAGGCGCGGGTCCTTCCACAGCGCCGCGCCCTCGCCGCGCCAGGGCAGACCGAGGCGGCGCCGGGGCGGGGTGTCGCCATGTCCGGGCTTGAAGGTCTCGGGCAGTCCGCGATGGACCACCGCCAGCATCACCGCCGCCAGGGCCGCGAACGCCACCATCGGACCGGCCAGTCCCACCCCCGGCAGCACGAACAGCGGCGCCAGCAGCGGTCCGACCACGGTGCCGAGGCCAAAGGCGCCGGCCAGGCTGGCCATGGTCTGGGTGCGCTCCTCGCGACTGGTCCGCTCAGCCAGATAGGCCTGGGTCGCCGGATTGGCCGCCGAGCCAAAGCCGCCGAACAGGGCCCGCGCCAGGAGGAACAGCACGAAGATCACCATCGGCGGCGCCAGATGGTGCAATCCCGCCGAGACCACGATGGCGCACAGCGTCATCGAGACGCAGAAGCCCGCCAGGCCCAGCATGATCAGCGGCTTGCGCCCACGAAGGTCGGACTGCCGCGCCCAGAACGGCGATGTCACCGCCCACAGCACCGCCGACAGCGAGAAGATCCCCGCCACCAGGGCGTCGGGAATGCCGATCTCGCGCCCGATCGCCGGAAGCACGGACAACATGCCGGTGTTTCCCAGGGCGGTCGCCACCGACACGCCGAAGAGAATGGCGAAGGCCCGCCGGTTCGTCCGGCCGTTTTGAATATCCCCGGTCATCAAACAACCGTTAGACCCGCACACGGGTCCACGCAATGTGCCGACAATCACAGACGCTCGACCGCCCGGGCGAGAACCTTGGATTAATCATTAACCGCGATGATGCGCCGTCAAACTCGGGGCGACCTACACCATGTTCCAGATCATCGGCATCGTTCTGCTCTTCGGCCTGGTGTTCGGCTCGTACATCATCTCGGGCGGCAAGATGGACGTGATCATCCACGCCGCGCCGCACGAACTGATGGCCATCGGCGGCGCGGGCGTCGCGGCGTTCCTGATCTCGAACTCGATGACCGTGATCAAGGCCACCCTCGGCGGCTTCGGCACCATCTTCAAGGGTCCCAAGTGGAAGGCGCAGGACTATCGCGACCTGCTTAGCCTGCTGTTCCTGCTGACCAAGACGATGAAGTCCAAGGGCGTCATCGCGCTGGAAGCCCACATCGAAAAGCCGCAGGAAAGCACGATCTTCTCGCGCTACCCGAAGATCGCCCACGACCACTTCGCCGTCGACTTCATCTGCGACACCCTGCGGATGATGACCATGAACCTGGAAGATCCCCACCAGGTCGAGGACGCGATGGAGAAGCAGCTCGAGAAGCACCACCACGAAGCCCACCAGGCGGCGCACGCCCTGACGCAGTTGTCGGACGGTCTGCCGGCTCTGGGCATCGTGGCCGCCGTGCTGGGCGTCATCAAGACCATGGGCTCGATCACCGAGCCGCCGGCGGTGCTGGGCACCATGATCGGCGGCGCTCTGGTCGGTACGTTCATGGGCGTGTTCATGGCCTATGGCCTGGTCGGCCCCATGGCCACGCGCCTGGCTTCAGTGCTGGACGAGGACGCGGCCTTCTACAAGATCATCCAGGCCGTCCTGGTCGCGCACCTGCACGGCAACGCCGCCCAGATCTCTGTGGAAATCGGCCGTGGCAACGTGCCCACCGCCTGCCAGCCCAGCTTCGCCGAACTGGAAGAAGCCCTGTCGCAGATCCCGAACGAGTAAGGCCTTCCCGCCCTACGGACTCGTAACTTGCGCGGCCGTTCGAACCGGTATTCCTTTCGGGCCGAAGACGTCGCCGCCAAGGCGACGCGGCCAATCGAAGGGGAGACCTCATGACCTCGACCATGATCCGTAAGCTGCTGATCGCCGGCGCCGCCGTCTCGGCCCTGTCCCTGGCCGCCTGCGGCAAGAAGGAAGAAGCCGCCGCTGACGACGCCGCCGCCAAGGCCGCCGCCGCCGAAGCCGGCACGGTGACCGACGCCGCCTCGGCCAAGGACCAGGCGGCCGCCGACGCCAACAAGGCCGCCGCCGACGCCGCCGCCGCGCCGATGGATCCGGCCGACGCCGAGGCCCAGAAAGCCGAAGACGCCGCCGCCACGGGCGCCACCTCGACCGCCGCCCCGGCCGAGGCCGCCAAGCCGGAAGAGAAGAAGGCCGCGCACTAAGGCTTCCCTCGATCTCAAAACCGATCTCCCCGGCGAATGCCGGGGTCCAGATCGAAGGCGCCAGCGCCCTTCGTCGAACCCAGGCGAAGGGCGTTTTCACGTCCGACGCTCAAGCTGGATCTGGGTCCCGGCATTCGCCGGGGAGATCGGTGTGCGGACTGCGACCTTGACGCTCGCCCCCAGCAGGCGCTGTAGCACCCCCATGGACCCCACCGCCCCCTCCGAAGGATCGCTCGACGGCTCGCCGCTGGTCTGGCGCGAAGACGGACTGCCCCAGTCCAGCCTGTACGGCGACGTCTATTTCTCCAGCGTCGATGGGCTGGCCGAGACGCGGGCGGTGTTCCTGGCGGGCTGCGGGCTGCCGG
The DNA window shown above is from Caulobacter sp. FWC26 and carries:
- a CDS encoding amino acid ABC transporter ATP-binding/permease protein, which codes for MTSPLDDLIRAQKRQRAGALRLAILSAVTVGAASTLLLGLSGWFIVASAIAGGAGLAAAHAFNVLLPSAGIRLLAILRTAARYGERLSGHAAALRALAAIRPAVFQSLAAAPASESLTLSRGEASARLVQDVDAIETRFVRLSAPWNAAAGLGSGLAVTLLAGWIPTLIILAAAGLAMLSAQGLARRFSAPARAAIQARTGALKDSVAALVSASAELRAYGLADWAGETLNARATALDAARRDAARAQGFIVAAQAVIAGVTVAAAIACAAPAGPALAALAGLAAVMSLDALTSLANAFDQDGGARQARERLDAILRHRPRPALPIASSATPLRLLDNTLVAGDRLAITGPSGCGKTTAVETLLGLREAVSPAGREAFAWLPQDAGLVAGTVADNLRLASPKASDADLWAALEEACLADRIRAAPEGLATYVGDDGERLSGGERRRLALARAYLRDAPWLLLDEPTEGLDPATETQVVARLDARLKRTGQGLILVSHRSAPVAICPKVLRMDGKEKGPATKSPSLVPTP
- the fixJ gene encoding response regulator FixJ, with product MTDAPVVHVVDDDESARESLAFLLESADFEVVTYASAPAFLDALPQAKPGVIITDVRMPEMSGQDLVARLSALKIKMPIVMITGHGDIPMAVEAMRSGVVDFLEKPFSESRMLDALKRAFASVEAAPVSDDQAAILKRIESLSERERQVLDGVVAGHANKVIARDLGISPRTVEIYRAKLMTKMQADNLAALVRMTLSVRGG
- a CDS encoding MFS transporter, translating into MTGDIQNGRTNRRAFAILFGVSVATALGNTGMLSVLPAIGREIGIPDALVAGIFSLSAVLWAVTSPFWARQSDLRGRKPLIMLGLAGFCVSMTLCAIVVSAGLHHLAPPMVIFVLFLLARALFGGFGSAANPATQAYLAERTSREERTQTMASLAGAFGLGTVVGPLLAPLFVLPGVGLAGPMVAFAALAAVMLAVVHRGLPETFKPGHGDTPPRRRLGLPWRGEGAALWKDPRLKPFLIFGFLVASCQTAQTQTLGFLIIDKLGLSPIKAQGFITLAMAAGAVAGLLAQWGLIRMFRMGPRELMRWGVAAAALGNIVVAFAPDYAAVAIGYAIASLGYGFARPGFTAGASLSVEAKDQAGAAGAIAAINGLNVVVAPLFVLLYEKIGWAPFVLNTVILGGLLVYALRQVMLRSVNQGDADEEAAIAGLERSDEGGV
- a CDS encoding PAS domain S-box protein, translating into MKPSRGLSSTLFSDPHPTAYLAAFAAVMATAVARLYLPEAFTAPSSFLLFVPAVLVSAALGGVGPGVFGTTFAWAAVWWVTRDIPFDLVSGLSAAIFLSVGFGMAVGGGWFHAARRRAAAINDHLSSILDTVPDAVVVIDRAGIMTSFSPAAQRMFGWTEAEAIGKNVSLLMPEPYQSSHDAYLARYARTGEKRIIGAGRVVVGRRKDGSTFPMELAVGETRGPTPSFTGFIRDLTERQETETRLQELQNELVHVSRLTAMGEMASTLAHELNQPLSAIANLLTGSRRLMDRGREADQAKVRDAIDRAAAQALRAGEVIHRMRDFARRGASEREAESLSKLIEEASALALIGEKERQVDVRLKLDPKADDVFADRVQIQQVLLNLIRNGIDAMQAQEPRKRALLIRTGLTEEGWSEVSVADTGPGIAPEVLERLFQPFMTTKPQGMGVGLSISRSIIEAHGGRIWAEANPGGGALFRFTLPPAESLAGEKETIDD
- the fixK gene encoding transcriptional regulator FixK, with the protein product MLSPMRAKTFENDHLFDSVLPAPGACARFHRDEEIFGEGEAADYVYQVVSGSVRTYRILRDGRRQIDEFHFAGDYFGLEMTDTHRINAEAMSDATVRMIRRGALSDLAAQRGDAARALFRLTAEGLQRCQDHVLMLGRRSAQERVVGLLLDIATRTRADAELDVPMSRQDMADYLGLTIETVSRTLTALQDEGLIALPTVRHMVLKDRRALERLIA